The following coding sequences lie in one Natranaerobius trueperi genomic window:
- a CDS encoding M23 family metallopeptidase, with amino-acid sequence MKKESKNKKNTSYTIMLIPHSEKPSFSVKLPVYLFQGLAVLVVLFVIVTVSFVGSYLSLAQEASELEDLRETNREQKEKIANFAEQTKTLEEKMERVAETEEKVRELLDIEENGESEEGELLVEKGDEALKQLTTNGRGDMSFTASNTAERTEFSIRRLASELPEKEMGLEDLKEAAIKEEEERKHTPSIIPVHGSITSSYGRRNNPITGRREFHDGIDIAAGQGTPIRAGANGQVVYKGYRGGYGNLLIIDHGYGYQTYYAHLSSFNVDNGEYVEKEDVIGYVGRTGNSTGPHLHYEVHVNGSPVNPSDYIN; translated from the coding sequence ATGAAAAAAGAAAGTAAGAATAAAAAAAATACTAGCTATACGATTATGTTAATTCCACATTCTGAAAAACCTAGTTTCTCAGTAAAATTGCCAGTTTACCTTTTTCAAGGGCTAGCAGTTTTAGTAGTACTTTTTGTAATAGTTACAGTTAGTTTTGTTGGTAGTTATTTGAGTTTAGCTCAAGAAGCTTCAGAATTAGAAGACTTAAGAGAAACTAACCGAGAACAAAAAGAAAAAATAGCTAATTTTGCAGAGCAAACAAAAACACTTGAAGAAAAAATGGAAAGAGTAGCAGAAACAGAAGAAAAGGTTCGTGAACTTTTAGATATAGAAGAAAATGGTGAATCTGAAGAAGGGGAATTACTAGTAGAAAAAGGAGATGAAGCTCTAAAGCAACTTACAACCAACGGTAGGGGCGATATGAGTTTTACTGCATCTAATACTGCTGAAAGAACAGAATTTAGTATTAGGAGACTAGCTAGTGAATTACCAGAAAAAGAAATGGGGTTAGAAGACTTAAAAGAGGCTGCCATCAAAGAAGAAGAAGAAAGAAAGCATACACCTTCCATAATACCTGTTCATGGAAGTATAACCTCTTCTTATGGGCGCCGAAATAACCCTATAACTGGTCGAAGAGAATTTCATGATGGGATAGATATAGCTGCAGGGCAAGGGACACCTATTAGAGCAGGAGCGAATGGTCAAGTTGTTTATAAAGGGTATAGAGGGGGATATGGTAATTTGTTAATCATTGACCATGGTTATGGATATCAAACTTACTATGCGCACCTGTCGAGTTTTAATGTAGATAATGGGGAATACGTGGAAAAAGAAGATGTAATTGGATATGTAGGAAGAACGGGAAATAGTACTGGTCCACACCTACATTATGAGGTTCATGTTAATGGTTCCCCTGTAAACCCAAGTGACTATATTAATTAA
- a CDS encoding bactofilin family protein produces MFNKKEKAQQLDKVETIIGNATEFKGNISSEGMVRIDGSVEGEIAIGDSLVIGEQGKVYANIKSKNVTVAGEIHGDVECTESLEILSSGKLYGNIKVTNLFIDDGATFEGNCEMKQSKENEKVKKNESP; encoded by the coding sequence ATGTTTAACAAAAAAGAAAAAGCTCAGCAGTTAGATAAGGTTGAAACTATCATAGGAAATGCAACTGAATTTAAAGGTAATATTTCTTCTGAAGGTATGGTTAGAATAGATGGATCTGTAGAAGGAGAAATAGCAATTGGAGATAGTCTTGTTATTGGTGAACAAGGAAAAGTTTATGCAAATATAAAGAGTAAAAATGTAACTGTTGCTGGAGAAATACATGGTGATGTAGAATGTACAGAAAGCTTAGAGATATTATCTAGTGGGAAATTATATGGTAACATAAAAGTGACTAATCTATTTATCGATGATGGTGCAACCTTTGAGGGTAATTGTGAAATGAAACAAAGTAAAGAAAACGAAAAGGTAAAAAAGAACGAATCACCTTAG
- the yyaC gene encoding spore protease YyaC: MLKELKGALTVLNKLIHQKIEFKVPGQKPNSCFKIKEALDKILIRDRPYPDQIIVACIGTDRSTGDSLGPLTGTHLLSLLPREVKVKGTLEFPVHATNLKGTVDEIKRNFTNPYIIAIDACLGKIESVGKVTVKEGPVKPGSGVNKELEPVGDCHITGIVNVGGFFEYMVLQNTRLYNVITLSKSISRGINLSLKDYLKKAQYNTVP; this comes from the coding sequence GTGTTAAAAGAATTGAAAGGAGCATTAACAGTGTTAAATAAACTTATACACCAAAAAATAGAATTTAAGGTGCCTGGTCAAAAACCTAATAGTTGTTTCAAAATAAAAGAAGCACTTGATAAAATCCTAATTAGAGATAGGCCATATCCCGACCAAATTATTGTGGCTTGTATTGGAACAGACAGGTCTACTGGCGATTCGCTAGGGCCTTTAACTGGTACTCATCTTTTAAGTTTACTTCCTCGGGAAGTAAAAGTTAAAGGAACCTTAGAGTTTCCTGTACATGCTACTAATTTAAAAGGTACTGTTGATGAGATAAAAAGAAATTTTACAAATCCATATATAATTGCTATCGATGCCTGTTTAGGGAAAATAGAGAGTGTTGGTAAAGTTACAGTTAAAGAAGGACCTGTCAAACCAGGTTCTGGCGTCAATAAAGAGCTTGAGCCAGTTGGTGATTGTCATATCACTGGTATTGTTAATGTTGGGGGATTTTTCGAATATATGGTCTTACAAAACACTCGTCTATATAATGTGATCACTCTCTCTAAGTCAATCAGTAGAGGAATCAATCTTTCATTGAAGGATTATTTAAAAAAGGCACAGTATAACACTGTGCCTTAA